The Minwuia thermotolerans sequence CCTGTGTCGATGAACTTCTTGCGGGTCCCGGGACGACAGACGAGGAAAAGAGCACGCTACGCCACTTTCGCGAATTGTGGGATGAAGCCTCGGACGAAGAGCCCTTATTCGTAGAGCAATTGGCGCTCGATGAGGCGGACATGACAGAGGAGTAGTGACCATCCGGGTGACCATCGACAGCCTGCACGTCATCAGCAGCGTCCAGACCGTCGGCGGCGTCATTACGCTGTTGTTCCTGCTGCTCACGCTGCGCAACCGCTTCAAAATGCACTGACGCCACCGGCGCCGCGTGCAGGCAGATTGCAACTGTGGCGCGGCGCAATGCGATCGCCGATCATCGCCCCATGGCCGCGTCGCGCACCGTTCTGGATCTGGTCGAGGATCGCATGATCGCGATCCGCTGCACCCGCTGCGGCAAGAACGGGCGCTACCGCCTGCGCACCCTGCTGCGCCGCTTCGGCCCCGGGATGGCGGTGCCGGACATGCTCACGGCCCTTCGCGACGCCGGCCGCTGCCCGCGCCGCGGCGATCGGTGGAGCGGCTGCAGCCTGGCGCTGGCCGAGACACCCGGACCCGAGTTTCTAATAGACGAATAATAGCCACTAAAAGGGGGCAGGAGCGGCGAGAGCCGGTTCCGGGCCCATCGGCTCCCGCCGAACCCGAGAAGCCCCCTGACGGCCCCCTGAGAGCGACCCGGGTTGCCGGCTTCATCGCGCATGCACCAGAATGTTGCCGGACGAGCACAAGAGGGGGCGTGGCCGGCATCATGGCGGAGACCGAGTACGACCTGTTCCTGAGCTTTGCGCGGAACAGCGCGGAGGCGGATTCCATTTCCGACCTAGCGTTTCGCCTGCAGCGTGAGGTCTACGGGGTCGGCCTGAAGAACGTCCATATCTGGGTGGATCGGAGCGAAGACCCCGCCGCCGAGGCCTGGGAGCGGGCGTGCGCCGGTGAAAACGATGGCAGCGCCGTTCTTCTGGCCTTCATAACCCCGGCCTGGTTCTCGGACCCCCTGTGCCGCCTGGAGGCGCAACTCTTCCAGTCTTTCGAGAGACAACTCGGCCGCAAGGACCTGATTCTGCCGGTGCGCTTTCTGCCGACGCGTGACATCGAATTCCCCCGAACGTCGGCCCACCCCAAACTTGCGGCAGATCTGGTGTCGCGATGGTTGCTTCGTGTCGACGACATGGCGGCCGAAGAGGCCAACGGATTTCGAGGCAGCGCCGAAAGGTTGGCGCTTCTCCTCAAGGGCCAACTCGGTCAGCAGGATCGGGAACCGGCGAGATATGGTCAGGCCACATACGGGAAATCCAGCTTTGGGCGGGCCAGACTTGGGCAGGCAAGGTGGAGATCAGCCGAAGAGCTAAATGAGGAGAAAGCGGCCAAGCCGCGACTCGAGGAACCGCAGCTCCGGGCACCGGACCTGCCCCGAGAGGATCTTCGCGCCCTGAGCGTGGAAGAGGGCGCCACGAAGATCGAGGAGTGGTTCCTTCGGAACTACGAACCGCCGGAGATGGGGACGCCAAGAAATGACGGCGAGTACAATTACATCTGGGGTGGCCCCTACGAGACCATCGACGTGATTGAGCAATATTTCGATGACGTCGCTACCTGGGAGCAAATGGAGCGCGCCGCCCTAGAGCTTGACCGGTACTCCTTCGAGTGGGCGCCGCACGGAGCGCGAATCCGTCCGTCCGACGATGATACGTGGCAGAATCGGCAGACGAAATGGGAGGAGGAGACCCGTCCCTGGAACGATGAGCGCTTCTCCGCGGCCAAAGCCCATCAGGACATGCTCCAGCGCATCGAGCAACTGGAAGCGGCACTGGAGAAGATCGGTCAGG is a genomic window containing:
- a CDS encoding TIR domain-containing protein, producing the protein MAETEYDLFLSFARNSAEADSISDLAFRLQREVYGVGLKNVHIWVDRSEDPAAEAWERACAGENDGSAVLLAFITPAWFSDPLCRLEAQLFQSFERQLGRKDLILPVRFLPTRDIEFPRTSAHPKLAADLVSRWLLRVDDMAAEEANGFRGSAERLALLLKGQLGQQDREPARYGQATYGKSSFGRARLGQARWRSAEELNEEKAAKPRLEEPQLRAPDLPREDLRALSVEEGATKIEEWFLRNYEPPEMGTPRNDGEYNYIWGGPYETIDVIEQYFDDVATWEQMERAALELDRYSFEWAPHGARIRPSDDDTWQNRQTKWEEETRPWNDERFSAAKAHQDMLQRIEQLEAALEKIGQGPAGMGHNQPPEPIPDELPITRAEFEQLSHDVAHLKSLPAQPDRDQLTEVKAIQDRTESLGRRIAGWILKKADRFVDATVIVAGTKAGSEILGIAPALLEVGQTIWTWLTTLGWRL